Part of the Sulfurimonas denitrificans DSM 1251 genome is shown below.
ATAATAATATCTAAAAGGACTAGACTAATATCATCTCTTGATTTGATATGGGCAACTGCATCGGCACCATTTTGAGCCTCTATAATTTCTTTAATATCTGGATTTTTCATTAACATTGATTTTAAAAGTTTAAGATTTATCAAATCATCATCCACCGTTAATATTACTAACTCTTTTGACATCTGTTTTCCCTATTTAGGCATAATTTGTAAATATAGATTTTAGTAAATCTCTGATTATAACGTTATTAATAGTTTTACAAATACACTCTATCTTTATCAAATGCTTAATCAACTCTTTGTCTCATTGACTTCAACTATAAAATCTGCTAAAAACATATTTAAGATAGTAATAATCTCTGCTCTTACAAGAGGTTTTGTTGTGTACTCATCTAAACCTGCTAAGATGAACTTCTCTCTGTCTCCTTTTAGTGCGTTTGCTGTAAGTGCAACAATAGGTACATGAGGCTGCTTATAATCAGCCTCCCACTCTAAAATCTCGGCAGTAGCTTCAACACCATCAAGAAATGGCATCTGAATATCCATAAATATTAGATCAAACTTCCCATCTTTTCTTTTTTGAAAAGCATCCAAACCATTATTTGCAATCGTTACATTAAGACCTAAATCTTCAAGTGTTCTTTGAATGAGTTTTTGGTTAATGGTATTGTCTTCCGCAACCAAAACATCAGCAATAAATTTCGATTTACTAAGATCAAAATTTTTACATGATGATTTTTTAGCGACTTCTATTTTAGCATTCAAAAGAGTATAGTTCTCAAGTATTTGTCTGATTTTTGAAGCATGAATTGGTTCATATAAGATTTTAAAGATGTTTAGCCCTAACGAATCTACTCTTTTCATTAAGTTTGATTTTGTGAGAACTACTAACTCTTGAGGAAGTTTCGATAATTCTCGCAGAGTCTCCTCGCTTGTATAGTCATAATCCACAAAAAGGAGATTGTAATCACTATCTTTTAATAGAAGTTCTAGCTTCTCTATTGCATTAAACGTTTTAAAGCCAACTCCATAATACTCAAGATACTCTCTTAGATACTTATCTTGTTTTTTAATTTTTTCAGAATCGCTTAAAATAAGAGCGCTCAAAGCATTAAAACTGTTTTTTGATGTCTCATGTAATGTTTCTGCCTTTTCAAAATCAAGAGTAAAGAAGAATGTTGTACCCTCTGCAAGTTTACTTTCTAAATCTAGTTTTCCACCCATAAGTTCAACGAAGTTGCTCGAGATTGTAAGTCCAAGACCAGTTCCTCCATATTTACGTGTAATAGAAGTGTCTGCTTGAGAAAATGCTTCAAATATTTTAGATTTTTGCTCACTAGTTACACCGATACCGCTATCTTGAATCTCAAATCTAACTCTTGTTTTTGTACTCTTATCTGAGTCTATTTTTCTTATATTTACATTGATAAAACCAGCATTATTTGTAAATTTAACAGCATTTGAGAGAAGATTTATAATAATCTCTTTTAATTTAGTAGGGTCTCCTTTTAGCCAAAACTCAAGGCTGGGATCTATAAAGCATCCAAGATTAATATGCTTTTCACTAGCACGAACTGCATAGACTTCAACAGCGCTCTCAAACTCTACAATCGGGTTAAATAGGATATTTTCAATTTCAAGTTTATTACTCTCTATTTTAGAAAGGTCAAGAATGTTGTTTATAATTTCAAGAAGATTCTCAGAACTTTTTTCAATAATATCAACAAATTCACTCTGCTCTTGTTGCAGACCAGAATCTTTGAGAAGCTCTGTAAATCCAACTATACCATTTAATGGAGTTCTAATCTCATGTGACATATTTGCTAAAAACATCGACTTAGCTTCACTCGCTTCTTGAGCCGATATCTTATCCATTTTTGTCTGTTCTATAATGTCTTCTAAAAGTTCATAAGCTAAATCAGTGCCCTCAGCAGTATGTAGATTTATTTTTCTCTCTTTAG
Proteins encoded:
- a CDS encoding ATP-binding protein — its product is MQFGLKNRLRLISLLPIIVLFSMTSYYVYSSFLGFNAAQQLQERLDQNKHLNEALSNIARERGMSAMYLGNKTRNIHKSLIEQRKIVDEKVEDYLKYARNNKRLHTHTSKSNKEECLACSNVDSVISAIVKIKSVRPLVDAHAIEFKEMFIDAYGKAQIAFIKQLEQITENQIDKEVNQLYSLYIAMVNAKEASGIERGYMAYIISRSSELQRDDLNEWISLIGKADSINYGGIQNKNLISSLDALFKNEDSLELFGDINSERAAIISISHSGEYDITSGVWFTMLSEKINIIAQAEDLLLNAMNTRAQKVQEESLQVLIITFSVWLIAIILAVLGFVLSNQIAKNIRNLESVLEKVAGDYDSKERKINLHTAEGTDLAYELLEDIIEQTKMDKISAQEASEAKSMFLANMSHEIRTPLNGIVGFTELLKDSGLQQEQSEFVDIIEKSSENLLEIINNILDLSKIESNKLEIENILFNPIVEFESAVEVYAVRASEKHINLGCFIDPSLEFWLKGDPTKLKEIIINLLSNAVKFTNNAGFINVNIRKIDSDKSTKTRVRFEIQDSGIGVTSEQKSKIFEAFSQADTSITRKYGGTGLGLTISSNFVELMGGKLDLESKLAEGTTFFFTLDFEKAETLHETSKNSFNALSALILSDSEKIKKQDKYLREYLEYYGVGFKTFNAIEKLELLLKDSDYNLLFVDYDYTSEETLRELSKLPQELVVLTKSNLMKRVDSLGLNIFKILYEPIHASKIRQILENYTLLNAKIEVAKKSSCKNFDLSKSKFIADVLVAEDNTINQKLIQRTLEDLGLNVTIANNGLDAFQKRKDGKFDLIFMDIQMPFLDGVEATAEILEWEADYKQPHVPIVALTANALKGDREKFILAGLDEYTTKPLVRAEIITILNMFLADFIVEVNETKS